The genomic window GCGTTTCGGCTCTTGTTCGTGGAACCGCAGACCGACCTGCTGGCGATGCGGCGCGTGGAACTGGAGCAGCGCCGGGGCGAGGTCGCCCGGGCCCGTCTCGCCGCCAGCCGCCTGCCGCAGCTCGAAGCCGAGGTCTCGCGGCTGCGCCGCCGCCTCGCGATCCTGCACCGCGGCATGCCGGAGGCGCAGGACGCGTCCGCGGTGTTGAGGAGTCTGCAGGAGGTCGCGGTGCGGTCCCGACTGACCATGCAGTCTTTCGCGCTCGACGAGACGCGTCCCGGGGAGGGTTACGAAGAATGGCCGGTCCGACTGGAGGTGACGGGAGGTTTCCACGAGCTCGCCTCGTTTCTCGATGCGGTGAGCGGGCTGCCGAGGATCGTCACCATCGATCGCCTGTCGATCCGTGCTCTCCCCTCCGGGAAGCCGAACGCGACGATCGCGGCGACGTGCATCGCCTCGACCTATGTGCTGCGGGAGCCCGTGAACGGCGTGGACGCGGTGCGCGGGGAAGGGAGGTTGCGCCGATGATGCATGCAGCGACGCATGCGCTGCTGTTCGCGGCGTTCCTGGCCGGGCAGGAACGCGCTTCGGCCAGCCAGGGCCGCGATACTCGTCCCGACACGACATCCGAGTCCCCGGGGCAGGATGCGGACCCTTCGAACCGCGCACGTTCCTACGACTCCGGCGGACGTCGGGATCCGTTTCTCCCGCCACCCCCGCGCGCCCGTCCGGACCGGTTCGTCGGGGCGCGGCCGCGCGGACTGGCCGGAATCGCGGTCGAAGAGATGACCCTTCGCGGCCTCGTCCGGCTCGGCGGCAAGTATCTCGCGATGCTGGAGACCGAACACGGGAGAAGTCATGTGGTGCGAGGGGGGGAGGAGCTCTTCGACGGCTACGTGCAGTCGGTGGCGGGCGGCGGCGTCGTGATCGTCGTGGATGGGCCGCGCGGCGCGGCACGCGCCGTGCGTCTGACGCTGCGGCCGTCGAGGGGGGAGCGATGAACAGGTCCCGCGCTGTCCGGCGTGCGCTCGCGGTGCTGTTGCTGGCGACGGCGGCGGGCCGCATCCCGGACGGGAACGGCAACGGCTCGCTGTCGGGAGGCGTGCTCAGCGCGCAGCGGAGAGTGCAGGGGGCGTTGGAGGCCTCCCGCGAGTACACCGGCGATCCGGTCTCGATGGAGTTCCAGAACGCGGATCTGCGTTCGGTGCTGCGGACCTTCGTCGAGATCAGCGAGCTGAATCTCGTGATCGATCCGCAGGTGGCGGGGACGGTCGATGTCGCGCTGGTCGACGTGCCGTGGGATCAGGCGTTCGACGTCATTCTTCGAGCCAACCGGTTGGGGTACGTGGTCGACGGCAACGTGGTTCGCATCGCCCCCTTGGCCACGCTGGCCGCGGAGGACGAGGAGAGGAGCGCCCGCGCCGAACGGCAGGCGCTGGCCGGGGATCTGGTGGTCATCACCCGCACATTGGGCTACGCCCGGGCCGTCGACCTCGCCGATCTCGTCACCCGCACGGTCCTGTCACCGCGCGGCCAGGTGCAGATGGACGGCCGGACGAACACGCTCATCATCGTGGACCTGCCGGACCGCATCGGCCGAGTGCGGGAGTTGGTGGACGTACTCGATCGCCCGCAACCGCAGGTCGAGATCCAGGCCCGTATCGTGCAGGCCAGTCAGGACTATCTGCGCGAGCTCGGTGTGCAGTGGGGCATCGCGGCGCGGGCCGCTCCCGAGATCGGCAACACGACGTCGCTGTCGTTTCCGAACCGCGGCGGAGTCTCCGGTCGAGCCGGGGGCGCGCAGGGACCCGCGGACGGGGCCGACCCGCGCGCGCTGGAGAGCGAGAACAGCGGGACCGCGGTGGACCTGGGCGCGCCTTCGGCGAGCACCGCCCTGGGGTTGGCTCTCGGCGCGATCGACGGGTCGCTCAACCTCGACGTCGTGCTCTCCGCCGCGGAGAGCGACGGGCAGGTGAGAATCCTGTCGAACCCCAGAATCACGACCCAGAACAACGTTCAGGCCACCATCACGCAGGGCGATCAGATCCCGATCCAGACCGTCGCCAACAACACCGTGACGGTGACGTTTCGGGACGCGGCTCTGCACCTGGCGGTGACCCCGCAAATCACCACCGCCGACACGGTCATCATGCGGATCGAGATCGGCAACGACTTCGCCGACTTCGCCCGGCAGGTCAACGGCGTACCGCCGATCGTGACGCAGAGCGCCAGCACCACCGTGCAGGTGCGCGACGGCGCCACGACGGTGATCGGCGGAATATACGAGAGCGCCCGCACACGATCGGCCCGCCGGGTGCCCGGTATCCACCGCATTCCCATACTCGGATGGTTCTTCAGAAGCCGCGCGGAGCGGCGTCGAAGCGACGAGCTGCTGATCTTTCTGACGCCTCGCATCGTGCGTTGAGGCGTGGTTCGGAGGGGAGAGATGAAAGGCATACGGCGATCGGTGGCGCGCGCCGCGAAGGCCGCGGCATGGCCGGGAACGACAAGTGCCCGGACCACGGCGGCGCGGGTGTTCGTCGGGCTCGCCGCGGCCGTCGGGTGCGCGGGTGACGGCCCGGCATCCTCGCGTTCGAGCGTCACCCTCGTGGTGGAACGGATGGGGGCGTCGTCGGATGCGATGGCCGGGCACTCGACCAGGGCGTTCATCCGTTCGGACGTCGTTGCGGGTGGGACGGTGGCCCCCGACGCGGCGCAGGCGACGTTGCGGCTCGTTCCGAAGGACCCGGGTACGGCAACCGGCCCGGTCGCGCCCAGCGGTGCGCGCTTCGCGACCGTGGACCGCTACCGGGTGCGCTACGTGCGAAGCGACGGGCTGGACACGCCGGGCATCGACGTGCCGCACCCCTGGGACGGTGTGCTGGGCCTGACCGCCTCTTTCGCCGCCGAGACCGTGGAGATCGTCCTCGTGCGTGCGTCCGCGAAGCTCGATCCGCCGCTCGTGAACCTCCGCGAGGGGGGTGGCGATGTCGTCATCAACGCGCTGGCCTACGTCACGTTCTACGGGCGGGACCACGGCGGTGCTCGGGTCGAGGCCGTCGGCGCGATCGGAATCGAGTTCGGGGACTGGTCCGATGCGGAACCGACACGCGGGTGAGGCGGGCATGCAGGATCGACCGTGCCGCTATACGCGGAGGGCGACCCGCCGCCTCATCCCCGTGCTGGCCTTCTCTTCCTGCCTGATCGGTTGCCTGCAGGAGGGCCGGAATCCGCCTCCTCCGGCCGGGCCGTCGGCGCTGGCGCTGTCGGTCCGGCTGCGCGCGACCCCCGACGTGCTGCCGATCGACGGAGCCGCTACGTCCGTGGTTGCAGTCACCGCGACGCGGCCGGGTCGCGTCCCCGCCGCCGATCTGCGCCTGGCCGTGCGGGTCGTCGAGGGTTCGACCGCGCAAGACGTAGGGCAGCTCTCCACGCGGTCCATCGTGACCGACACGGCCGGGCACGCGGTCTTCTCGTATCGTGCGCCGCGGCCATCCGGAGACGCGGGGCGGTCGGTCGATGCAGGTCGGGTCGTCACGCTGGTCGTTACCCCGGTGACAGGCGACTTCTCGAGCGCGGTCGAGCGGCGGGTCCGCATCCGACTCGTACCCGCCGGCATCGTGATTCCGCCCTTCGACGTGCAGCCCGGCTTCGCGGTGACGCCG from Acidobacteriota bacterium includes these protein-coding regions:
- the pilO gene encoding type 4a pilus biogenesis protein PilO; the encoded protein is MKSSLAEGARNRTLAAGVLLPVAVLAAFRLLFVEPQTDLLAMRRVELEQRRGEVARARLAASRLPQLEAEVSRLRRRLAILHRGMPEAQDASAVLRSLQEVAVRSRLTMQSFALDETRPGEGYEEWPVRLEVTGGFHELASFLDAVSGLPRIVTIDRLSIRALPSGKPNATIAATCIASTYVLREPVNGVDAVRGEGRLRR
- the pilQ gene encoding type IV pilus secretin PilQ, whose protein sequence is MNRSRAVRRALAVLLLATAAGRIPDGNGNGSLSGGVLSAQRRVQGALEASREYTGDPVSMEFQNADLRSVLRTFVEISELNLVIDPQVAGTVDVALVDVPWDQAFDVILRANRLGYVVDGNVVRIAPLATLAAEDEERSARAERQALAGDLVVITRTLGYARAVDLADLVTRTVLSPRGQVQMDGRTNTLIIVDLPDRIGRVRELVDVLDRPQPQVEIQARIVQASQDYLRELGVQWGIAARAAPEIGNTTSLSFPNRGGVSGRAGGAQGPADGADPRALESENSGTAVDLGAPSASTALGLALGAIDGSLNLDVVLSAAESDGQVRILSNPRITTQNNVQATITQGDQIPIQTVANNTVTVTFRDAALHLAVTPQITTADTVIMRIEIGNDFADFARQVNGVPPIVTQSASTTVQVRDGATTVIGGIYESARTRSARRVPGIHRIPILGWFFRSRAERRRSDELLIFLTPRIVR